The proteins below come from a single Ictalurus punctatus breed USDA103 chromosome 24, Coco_2.0, whole genome shotgun sequence genomic window:
- the yars1 gene encoding tyrosine--tRNA ligase, cytoplasmic yields MAEEMSPDKKFNLITRNLQEVLGEEKLELILKERELKVYWGTATTGKPHVAYFVPMSKIADFLKAGCEVTILFADLHAFLDNMKAPWELLELRVKYYEQVIKAMLESIGVPLDKLKFVKGTDYQLSREYTLDVYRLSSMVTEHDAKKAGAEVVKQVEHPLLSGLLYPGLQALDEEYLKVDAQFGGVDQRKIFTLAEKYLPSLGYTKRIHMMNPMVPGLTGSKMSSSEEESKIDLLDKKEDIKKKLKKAFCEPGNIQNNGVLSFVKHVLFPLHSEFAIKRDLKYGGDKVYTLYEELEKDFAVEQIHPGDLKASVEVALNKLLDPIRKKFETPELKKLTSLAYPSKNKNAVKVNPKKAEEEEEIIPSRLDLRVGRIVGVEKHPAADTLYLEKIDIGEEQPRTVVSGLVAYVSQEELQDRLVVVLCNLKPQKMRGIESQAMLLCASVDGEPKRVEPLDPPEGSAPGECVFVDGYTSGTPDDELKPKKKVFEKIQVDMKISDECIAQWNKKDLMTKLGKITCKTLKGGSIY; encoded by the exons ATGGCAGAAGAAATGAGTCCTGACAAGAAGTTTAACCTCATCACTCGGAACCTTCAG GAGGTTCTGGGGGAAGAGAAGCTGGAGCTGATTCTGAAGGAAAGAGAATTAAAGGTGTATTGGGGCACAGCAACTACAGGCAAGCCTCACGTAGCCTACTTTGTCCCCATGTCTAAGATTGCAGACTTCCTGAAGGCTGGCTGTGAG GTGACCATCCTCTTTGCTGACCTTCATGCCTTCTTGGACAACATGAAGGCGCCTTGGGAGCTGCTCGAGCTCCGGGTTAAATACTATGAGCAGGTCATTAAGGCCATGTTGGAGAGTATTGGCGTCCCTCTGGATAAACTAAAGTTTGTCAAAGGCACCGACTACCAGCTGAGCAG GGAGTACACACTAGATGTGTACCGGCTCTCGTCCATGGTGACCGAGCATGATGCAAAGAAAGCTGGTGCTGAAGTAGTGAAGCAGGTGGAGCATCCTCTCCTGAGCGGCCTTCTCTACCCCGGATTACAG gCACTGGATGAGGAGTACTTAAAGGTGGATGCTCAGTTTGGTGGAGTGGACCAGAGGAAGATCTTCACTTTGGCTGAAAAG TACCTGCCCTCTCTAGGTTACACTAAGCGGATCCACATGATGAACCCCATGGTGCCCGGCCTAACTGGAAGCAAGATGAGCTCTTCTGAAGAG GAATCCAAGATAGACCTGCTTGACAAGAAAGAGGATATAAAGAAGAAACTGAAAAAGGCCTTCTGTGAACCTGGCAACATCCAAAACAATGGAGTCCTATCTTTTGTCAAGCATGTCCTCTTCCCGCTGCATTCTG AATTTGCGATTAAAAGAGATCTTAAATATGGCGGAGACAAAGTTTACACATTGTATGAAGAACTAGAGAAAGACTTTGCTGTGGAG CAAATCCATCCTGGTGATTTAAAGGCGTCAGTAGAGGTGGCCCTGAACAAACTTCTGGATCCCATCAGGAAAAAGTTTGAGACACCAGAGTTGAAGAAACTGACCAGTTTAGCCTATCCCTCAAAAAATA AGAATGCAGTAAAAGTGAACCCCAAAAAGgcagaagaggaggaagaaatcATCCCATCCAGACTGGATCTTCGAGTGGGCAGAATTGTTGGTGTAGAGAAG CATCCAGCTGCAGACACCCTTTATTTAGAGAAGATTGACATTGGAGAAGAGCAGCCTCGGACTGTCGTGAGTGGACTGGTGGCATACGTTTCCCAGGAGGAGCTACAGGACCGACTTGTGGTAGTACTGTGCAATTTGAAGCCTCAGAAGATGCGGGGGATCGAGTCTCAAGCTATGCTGCTCTGTGCGTCAGT TGATGGTGAACCCAAAAGAGTAGAGCCTTTGGATCCACCTGAGGGATCAGCACCAGGGGAATGTGTCTTTGTAGATGGATATACATCAGGGACCCCCGATGATGAACTCAAGCCAAAGAAGAAGGTGTTTGAGAAGATTCAG GTGGACATGAAGATCTCAGATGAGTGTATAGCTCAGTGGAACAAGAAGGATTTGATGACCAAATTAGGAAAAATCACCTGTAAAACATTGAAGGGTGGAAGCATTTACTAA
- the kiaa1522 gene encoding uncharacterized protein KIAA1522 homolog isoform X1 has translation MSRSSSTGDLVPKDIMEMLALQNKITKSRKKRGSSLSRTFSWFKGSKPKRLVSNGQSRSGRLGDWTGECTTTRQDADDHDVSKAGQKKDEQTKLTVHYTASQHYQENVFIEGSRPKYLEDLHTEAQEGLKILQQEEHNIARALEEDQPVSTVTAQQENYVNCEERDGHLSFDSTADHSITSVSTVSAVSSRPVLTRQGSTFKPLNTVKRLDNPRKRSRRTTIMGIPQQVQRELSMGRGALLQLPTDEDDDSSGRIIIPTIDGEVPITNHEGARVHLQDIEALQISRDDQLLRHHIHAVYRDDFLLNTKSGTQISQRPRSLAVPGITTSSALLQEPQGPVMSISPQATYLSTVIPNAILPSAIDVIEIDRSCNRRSVRTVSKSSLAPASPASSRSGGGTHDEPNSTSSKWSHSQSSETIVSHTSTISFKGSIPSSHVTDSMKEVTDLNEEQMSFKSLVSCSSSTSKAGSQRLEQGEISDAAETAQNSRLFSRNLSVMKAKLPPAPPRRTYSLHLENLKQRPRELGCKKDLKYLGSNGRQLDGDLNMKEDSTLSYTENISTQSPLFDESKLSVTASPLRPVQDSIEAQSESINSSPQDIFERTLSPSSGYSSQSGTPTHSSKDICPTSPGKQKLKPPKPERTVTRISPAVSVSSSLVSLSSNVSDPANQLKQTHTTQSQPPKISPTTTTIKNKVTPLPTANLRELFNIPPPPKVKAPCPPPPETWAHNERTTELLCGPNPSARRIFGLQKHYQTDILLMKNQATADTTNLTSGQRQISVETEMNGTHSEDKAAMSEGKDGHMLVQEQVPLDEREQVSHVINKREHVNSEELKSEEESPVNSMKLQSADKVNQILLLKEQCVIKSCHVSIGGLPENDFSTPETERTDTEDQCFVKHTTDKEIPKHKLARNLSVEGPRVIGIFPSPSPPPEHSPPPPPSKTFSVCSVSVLLQEEEVQTEMEQGLLTLEHSWPPPPPPLDEPSDLVFEGQDEIDFPPPPPPGMQESFIVISEHYKVESSGQRDSVAPEKPPVLSDISSHTEQNQEPQIIQSTTLVEKTINESLPVDSIPNMSDDKLFDQTHDKPQSFENVSQVCIDLLGSETPVPSEISLKSSKSHDIPLQTLPQETLLSPQHDPLNPPATLPKDLSQCMSHAPALSTDLKITPPLPMEDQSTVNFKRQPSLISKDSRCKGLSSLQKCAPIPKEDANIPLVTPSLLQMVRLRTVNVEDQVNLLSQEDTAGTETTPDQDLSVSIQVTPQKPVRKSMQSPVKSSSASSGPSMRLQEAIRMKTAAMSSSGFPARPSLRLPTPTAISNDMPALSPKTPDDCKSPASTASFIFSKSTKKVVIETATSPEAQASLKQSLAAELMQISDQHKSMVTNGTKKHHKVPPPVAKKPVHVTSPSEKVGTVTKLTIVGSSSKQNNGVANNQQTD, from the exons CTGGACAAAAGAAAGATGAGCAGACGAAACTGACAGTGCATTATACAGCCTCCCAACACTACCAAGAGAATGTGTTCATTGAAGGTAGCAGGCCAAAGTATCTGGAAGATCTGCACACTGAAGCCCAAGAAGGACTTAAGATACTACAACAGGAGG AGCATAACATTGCAAGGGCTCTTGAGGAGGATCAGCCTGTT TCCACAGTAACGGCACAACAAGAAAATTATGTCAACTGTGAAGAAAGAGATGGACATCTGAGCTTTGACAGCACTGCTGACCACTCCATTACATCAGTGTCTACTGTATCTGCAGTGTCCTCAAGACCTGTGCTAACACGACAAG GTTCGACATTTAAGCCTTTGAACACTGTGAAGAGGCTGGACAACCCAAGAAAAAGGAGTAGAAGAACAACAATTATGGGCATACCACAACAGGTTCAGAGAGAACTAT CTATGGGGAGGGGAGCTTTGCTACAACTCCCAactgatgaagatgatgattcGTCTGGTAGAATCATAATCCCAACAATTGATGGAGAAGTGCCTATAACAAATCATGAAGGGGCACGTGTACACCTACAGGATATTGAAGCCCTTCAGATTTCCAGAGATGATCAACTTCTCAGGCACCACATACATGCTGTGTACAGAGACGACTTCCTTCTAAATACCAAATCTGGAACACAAATTTCCCAGAGACCCAGGTCTCTTGCTGTACCTGGAATAACAACTTCCTCTGCCCTCTTGCAAGAACCACAAGGTCCCGTGATGTCTATCTCACCACAGGCTACCTATTTATCCACAGTTATTCCTAATGCAATTCTACCTTCTGCAATAGATGTGATAGAAATTGATAGAAGCTGCAACCGGCGGAGTGTACGTACAGTTAGCAAGAGCAGCTTAGCACCTGCAAGTCCAGCTTCTTCACGCTCAGGAGGTGGTACTCATGATGAACCAAATTCCACCAGCTCTAAATGGAGCCATTCACAATCTTCTGAGACTATTGTCTCCCACACCTCCACCATCTCCTTCAAAGGAAGCATACCATCTTCACATGTAACAGACAGCATGAAGGAAGTCACAGATTTAAATGAGGAACAGATGAGTTTTAAGAGCTTAGTCAGTTGCTCAAGTTCCACCAGTAAAGCAGGCAGTCAGAGACTGGAACAAGGGGAAATAAGTGATGCTGCAGAGACTGCCCAAAACAGTCGATTGTTCTCTCGTAATCTGTCAGTAATGAAGGCTAAActaccaccagcaccaccaaggAGAACATACTCTTTACACCTCGAAAACCTTAAGCAAAGGCCAAGGGAACTGGGATgcaaaaaagatttaaaatacCTAGGATCCAATGGCAGGCAACTGGATGGAGATCTTAATATGAAAGAAGATTCTACATTATCCTACACTGAAAATATCTCCACCCAGTCTCCATTATTTGATGAATCTAAATTATCTGTGACTGCCAGTCCACTCAGACCTGTTCAAGACTCTATTGAAGCTCAATCTGAATCAATTAACTCATCCCCACAGGATATATTTGAAAGAACACTATCACCTTCAAGTGGATACTCAAGTCAAAGTGGAACACCTACCCATTCTTCTAAAGACATCTGCCCTACCTCTCCTGGAAAACAGAAGTTGAAGCCGCCAAAGCCAGAGAGGACAGTGACACGAATTTCTCCTGCAGTGTCAGTCTCATCATCCTTGGTTTCCCTGTCATCAAATGTATCAGATCCAGCCAATCAGCTTAAACAAACTCACACCACCCAGTCACAGCCACCAAAGATCTCCcctactacaacaacaataaaaaacaaagtgaCTCCACTACCTACGGCAAACCTCAGGGAATTGTTTAACATTCCTCCTCCACCTAAGGTGAAAGCGCCTTGTCCCCCACCCCCTGAAACCTGGGCTCACAATGAACGCACAACCGAACTTTTATGTGGTCCAAATCCAAGTGCCCGCAGGATATTTGGGCTCCAAAAACATTATCAAACAGACATTTTATTGATGAAAAATCAGGCCACAGCAGATACCACTAACCTAACTTCTGGACAAAGACAGATATCAGTAGAAACTGAAATGAATGGAACCCATTCAGAGGATAAAGCTGCAATGTCTGAGGGAAAGGATGGGCATATGCTAGTGCAAGAACAAGTTCCTCTGGATGAAAGGGAACAAGTGAGTCATGTTATAAACAAAAGAGAGCATGTAAACTCAGAAGAGCTCAAAAGTGAGGAGGAAAGTCCAGTAAATTCCATGAAATTGCAATCAGCAGACAAGGTTAATCAAATATTGCTGTTAAAAGAGCAATGTGTCATCAAGTCATGTCATGTTAGCATTGGCGGTTTGCCAGAGAATGACTTTTCAAccccagagacagagagaactgACACAGAAGACCAATGTTTTGTCAAACACACCACTGATAAAGAGATTCCCAAACATAAACTCGCACGTAATCTAAGTGTAGAAGGTCCTAGAGTCATTGGTATCTTTCCATCTCCCTCTCCACCTCCTGAAcattctcctcctccaccaccctCTAAAACTTTTTCAGTATGCTCAGTGTCTGTACTATTACAGGAGGAAGAAGTACAGACTGAGATGGAACAAGGACTCCTCACTCTGGAGCATTCCTGgcctccaccacctcctcctttGGACGAGCCATCTGACTTGGTATTTGAAGGACAAGATGAGATAGACTTccctccacctccaccaccaggCATGCAAGAATCATTTATAGTCATATCAGAGCACTACAAGGTAGAATCAtcaggacagagagacagcgtgGCTCCAGAGAAGCCACCTGTTTTATCAGATATATCCAGTCACACTGAGCAAAATCAAGAGCCACAAATTATTCAGAGCACAACATTAGTGGAGAAAACAATAAATGAATCTCTACCAGTTGATAGCATTCCAAATATGTCAGATGACAAATTGTTTGATCAAACACATGACAAACCACAATCGTTTGAGAATGTTTCCCAAGTCTGCATTGACCTACTTGGCTCAGAAACTCCTGTACCTTCGGAAATTTCTTTGAAATCTTCCAAATCACATGATATACCTTTACAAACTCTGCCTCAAGAAACCCTTCTTTCACCTCAACATGATCCTCTGAATCCACCAGCCACATTACCTAAAGATTTATCACAATGCATGTCTCATGCTCCTGCACTCTCTACTGATTTGAAAATTACACCCCCACTTCCAATGGAAGATCAGTCCACAGTTAATTTCAAAAGACAACCAAGTCTAATAAGTAAAGATAGCAGATGCAAAGGACTTTCATCATTGCAGAAATGTGCACCTATTCCAAAAGAGGATGCAAACATTCCTCTTGTCACACCTTCCCTACTTCAGATGGTGCGTCTGCGGACTGTAAATGTTGAAGACCAAGTTAACCTTCTATCACAAGAAGATACAGCTGGTACTGAGACCACCCCAGACCAAGATCTGTCTGTGTCTATTCAAGTAACTCCACAAAAACCTGTTCGCAAATCCATGCAGTCTCCTGTGAAGTCATCCTCTGCATCCTCGGGTCCTTCCATGCGCCTCCAAGAGGCTATACGTATGAAGACAGCTGCAATGTCTTCCAGTGGCTTCCCAGCAAGGCCCAGTCTACGTTTGCCAACCCCAACTGCAATCAGCAATGACATGCCTGCACTGTCCCCTAAAACACCTGATGATTGTAAGTCCCCTGCCTCTACAGCCAGCTTCATTTTCTCCAAGAGCACAAAGAAAGTAGTCATTGAAACAGCCACATCACCAGAGGCCCAGGCCAGTCTCAAGCAGAGCCTTGCAGCAGAGCTCATGCAAATTTCTGATCAGCATAAATCAATGGTTACAAATGGAACAAAGAAGCATCACAAGGTGCCACCACCTGTTGCGAAGAAACCAGTACATGTAACAAGTccatcagaaaaagttggaacTGTCACAAAGCTTACAATAGTGGGCTCTTCAAGTAAGCAAAACAATGGAGTAGCAAATAATCAACAGACTGACTGA
- the kiaa1522 gene encoding uncharacterized protein KIAA1522 homolog isoform X2: MGNPISKKKAKANFITNHHPSKVKAFWNIGHVDKLKPAGQKKDEQTKLTVHYTASQHYQENVFIEGSRPKYLEDLHTEAQEGLKILQQEEHNIARALEEDQPVSTVTAQQENYVNCEERDGHLSFDSTADHSITSVSTVSAVSSRPVLTRQGSTFKPLNTVKRLDNPRKRSRRTTIMGIPQQVQRELSMGRGALLQLPTDEDDDSSGRIIIPTIDGEVPITNHEGARVHLQDIEALQISRDDQLLRHHIHAVYRDDFLLNTKSGTQISQRPRSLAVPGITTSSALLQEPQGPVMSISPQATYLSTVIPNAILPSAIDVIEIDRSCNRRSVRTVSKSSLAPASPASSRSGGGTHDEPNSTSSKWSHSQSSETIVSHTSTISFKGSIPSSHVTDSMKEVTDLNEEQMSFKSLVSCSSSTSKAGSQRLEQGEISDAAETAQNSRLFSRNLSVMKAKLPPAPPRRTYSLHLENLKQRPRELGCKKDLKYLGSNGRQLDGDLNMKEDSTLSYTENISTQSPLFDESKLSVTASPLRPVQDSIEAQSESINSSPQDIFERTLSPSSGYSSQSGTPTHSSKDICPTSPGKQKLKPPKPERTVTRISPAVSVSSSLVSLSSNVSDPANQLKQTHTTQSQPPKISPTTTTIKNKVTPLPTANLRELFNIPPPPKVKAPCPPPPETWAHNERTTELLCGPNPSARRIFGLQKHYQTDILLMKNQATADTTNLTSGQRQISVETEMNGTHSEDKAAMSEGKDGHMLVQEQVPLDEREQVSHVINKREHVNSEELKSEEESPVNSMKLQSADKVNQILLLKEQCVIKSCHVSIGGLPENDFSTPETERTDTEDQCFVKHTTDKEIPKHKLARNLSVEGPRVIGIFPSPSPPPEHSPPPPPSKTFSVCSVSVLLQEEEVQTEMEQGLLTLEHSWPPPPPPLDEPSDLVFEGQDEIDFPPPPPPGMQESFIVISEHYKVESSGQRDSVAPEKPPVLSDISSHTEQNQEPQIIQSTTLVEKTINESLPVDSIPNMSDDKLFDQTHDKPQSFENVSQVCIDLLGSETPVPSEISLKSSKSHDIPLQTLPQETLLSPQHDPLNPPATLPKDLSQCMSHAPALSTDLKITPPLPMEDQSTVNFKRQPSLISKDSRCKGLSSLQKCAPIPKEDANIPLVTPSLLQMVRLRTVNVEDQVNLLSQEDTAGTETTPDQDLSVSIQVTPQKPVRKSMQSPVKSSSASSGPSMRLQEAIRMKTAAMSSSGFPARPSLRLPTPTAISNDMPALSPKTPDDCKSPASTASFIFSKSTKKVVIETATSPEAQASLKQSLAAELMQISDQHKSMVTNGTKKHHKVPPPVAKKPVHVTSPSEKVGTVTKLTIVGSSSKQNNGVANNQQTD, encoded by the exons CTGGACAAAAGAAAGATGAGCAGACGAAACTGACAGTGCATTATACAGCCTCCCAACACTACCAAGAGAATGTGTTCATTGAAGGTAGCAGGCCAAAGTATCTGGAAGATCTGCACACTGAAGCCCAAGAAGGACTTAAGATACTACAACAGGAGG AGCATAACATTGCAAGGGCTCTTGAGGAGGATCAGCCTGTT TCCACAGTAACGGCACAACAAGAAAATTATGTCAACTGTGAAGAAAGAGATGGACATCTGAGCTTTGACAGCACTGCTGACCACTCCATTACATCAGTGTCTACTGTATCTGCAGTGTCCTCAAGACCTGTGCTAACACGACAAG GTTCGACATTTAAGCCTTTGAACACTGTGAAGAGGCTGGACAACCCAAGAAAAAGGAGTAGAAGAACAACAATTATGGGCATACCACAACAGGTTCAGAGAGAACTAT CTATGGGGAGGGGAGCTTTGCTACAACTCCCAactgatgaagatgatgattcGTCTGGTAGAATCATAATCCCAACAATTGATGGAGAAGTGCCTATAACAAATCATGAAGGGGCACGTGTACACCTACAGGATATTGAAGCCCTTCAGATTTCCAGAGATGATCAACTTCTCAGGCACCACATACATGCTGTGTACAGAGACGACTTCCTTCTAAATACCAAATCTGGAACACAAATTTCCCAGAGACCCAGGTCTCTTGCTGTACCTGGAATAACAACTTCCTCTGCCCTCTTGCAAGAACCACAAGGTCCCGTGATGTCTATCTCACCACAGGCTACCTATTTATCCACAGTTATTCCTAATGCAATTCTACCTTCTGCAATAGATGTGATAGAAATTGATAGAAGCTGCAACCGGCGGAGTGTACGTACAGTTAGCAAGAGCAGCTTAGCACCTGCAAGTCCAGCTTCTTCACGCTCAGGAGGTGGTACTCATGATGAACCAAATTCCACCAGCTCTAAATGGAGCCATTCACAATCTTCTGAGACTATTGTCTCCCACACCTCCACCATCTCCTTCAAAGGAAGCATACCATCTTCACATGTAACAGACAGCATGAAGGAAGTCACAGATTTAAATGAGGAACAGATGAGTTTTAAGAGCTTAGTCAGTTGCTCAAGTTCCACCAGTAAAGCAGGCAGTCAGAGACTGGAACAAGGGGAAATAAGTGATGCTGCAGAGACTGCCCAAAACAGTCGATTGTTCTCTCGTAATCTGTCAGTAATGAAGGCTAAActaccaccagcaccaccaaggAGAACATACTCTTTACACCTCGAAAACCTTAAGCAAAGGCCAAGGGAACTGGGATgcaaaaaagatttaaaatacCTAGGATCCAATGGCAGGCAACTGGATGGAGATCTTAATATGAAAGAAGATTCTACATTATCCTACACTGAAAATATCTCCACCCAGTCTCCATTATTTGATGAATCTAAATTATCTGTGACTGCCAGTCCACTCAGACCTGTTCAAGACTCTATTGAAGCTCAATCTGAATCAATTAACTCATCCCCACAGGATATATTTGAAAGAACACTATCACCTTCAAGTGGATACTCAAGTCAAAGTGGAACACCTACCCATTCTTCTAAAGACATCTGCCCTACCTCTCCTGGAAAACAGAAGTTGAAGCCGCCAAAGCCAGAGAGGACAGTGACACGAATTTCTCCTGCAGTGTCAGTCTCATCATCCTTGGTTTCCCTGTCATCAAATGTATCAGATCCAGCCAATCAGCTTAAACAAACTCACACCACCCAGTCACAGCCACCAAAGATCTCCcctactacaacaacaataaaaaacaaagtgaCTCCACTACCTACGGCAAACCTCAGGGAATTGTTTAACATTCCTCCTCCACCTAAGGTGAAAGCGCCTTGTCCCCCACCCCCTGAAACCTGGGCTCACAATGAACGCACAACCGAACTTTTATGTGGTCCAAATCCAAGTGCCCGCAGGATATTTGGGCTCCAAAAACATTATCAAACAGACATTTTATTGATGAAAAATCAGGCCACAGCAGATACCACTAACCTAACTTCTGGACAAAGACAGATATCAGTAGAAACTGAAATGAATGGAACCCATTCAGAGGATAAAGCTGCAATGTCTGAGGGAAAGGATGGGCATATGCTAGTGCAAGAACAAGTTCCTCTGGATGAAAGGGAACAAGTGAGTCATGTTATAAACAAAAGAGAGCATGTAAACTCAGAAGAGCTCAAAAGTGAGGAGGAAAGTCCAGTAAATTCCATGAAATTGCAATCAGCAGACAAGGTTAATCAAATATTGCTGTTAAAAGAGCAATGTGTCATCAAGTCATGTCATGTTAGCATTGGCGGTTTGCCAGAGAATGACTTTTCAAccccagagacagagagaactgACACAGAAGACCAATGTTTTGTCAAACACACCACTGATAAAGAGATTCCCAAACATAAACTCGCACGTAATCTAAGTGTAGAAGGTCCTAGAGTCATTGGTATCTTTCCATCTCCCTCTCCACCTCCTGAAcattctcctcctccaccaccctCTAAAACTTTTTCAGTATGCTCAGTGTCTGTACTATTACAGGAGGAAGAAGTACAGACTGAGATGGAACAAGGACTCCTCACTCTGGAGCATTCCTGgcctccaccacctcctcctttGGACGAGCCATCTGACTTGGTATTTGAAGGACAAGATGAGATAGACTTccctccacctccaccaccaggCATGCAAGAATCATTTATAGTCATATCAGAGCACTACAAGGTAGAATCAtcaggacagagagacagcgtgGCTCCAGAGAAGCCACCTGTTTTATCAGATATATCCAGTCACACTGAGCAAAATCAAGAGCCACAAATTATTCAGAGCACAACATTAGTGGAGAAAACAATAAATGAATCTCTACCAGTTGATAGCATTCCAAATATGTCAGATGACAAATTGTTTGATCAAACACATGACAAACCACAATCGTTTGAGAATGTTTCCCAAGTCTGCATTGACCTACTTGGCTCAGAAACTCCTGTACCTTCGGAAATTTCTTTGAAATCTTCCAAATCACATGATATACCTTTACAAACTCTGCCTCAAGAAACCCTTCTTTCACCTCAACATGATCCTCTGAATCCACCAGCCACATTACCTAAAGATTTATCACAATGCATGTCTCATGCTCCTGCACTCTCTACTGATTTGAAAATTACACCCCCACTTCCAATGGAAGATCAGTCCACAGTTAATTTCAAAAGACAACCAAGTCTAATAAGTAAAGATAGCAGATGCAAAGGACTTTCATCATTGCAGAAATGTGCACCTATTCCAAAAGAGGATGCAAACATTCCTCTTGTCACACCTTCCCTACTTCAGATGGTGCGTCTGCGGACTGTAAATGTTGAAGACCAAGTTAACCTTCTATCACAAGAAGATACAGCTGGTACTGAGACCACCCCAGACCAAGATCTGTCTGTGTCTATTCAAGTAACTCCACAAAAACCTGTTCGCAAATCCATGCAGTCTCCTGTGAAGTCATCCTCTGCATCCTCGGGTCCTTCCATGCGCCTCCAAGAGGCTATACGTATGAAGACAGCTGCAATGTCTTCCAGTGGCTTCCCAGCAAGGCCCAGTCTACGTTTGCCAACCCCAACTGCAATCAGCAATGACATGCCTGCACTGTCCCCTAAAACACCTGATGATTGTAAGTCCCCTGCCTCTACAGCCAGCTTCATTTTCTCCAAGAGCACAAAGAAAGTAGTCATTGAAACAGCCACATCACCAGAGGCCCAGGCCAGTCTCAAGCAGAGCCTTGCAGCAGAGCTCATGCAAATTTCTGATCAGCATAAATCAATGGTTACAAATGGAACAAAGAAGCATCACAAGGTGCCACCACCTGTTGCGAAGAAACCAGTACATGTAACAAGTccatcagaaaaagttggaacTGTCACAAAGCTTACAATAGTGGGCTCTTCAAGTAAGCAAAACAATGGAGTAGCAAATAATCAACAGACTGACTGA